The Malaclemys terrapin pileata isolate rMalTer1 chromosome 19, rMalTer1.hap1, whole genome shotgun sequence genome has a window encoding:
- the FBXO2 gene encoding F-box only protein 2 has protein sequence MESLPEAVLIQILASIPAVELVLVCRLVCCQWKNLVDGAALWILKCQQEGFTGAEPEEEAENWQTFYFLRKRKRNLIKNPCGEEDLDHWGEVENGGDGWKIEDLPGDFGKEFPSDGVHKYFVTSYEWCRKSQVIDLRAEGYWEELLDTTQPKIVVKDWYAGRSDAGCLYQLHVKLLSEHEDILAEYQSDTIAIPQDNDADWTELSHTFSDYGPGARFVRFEHGGQDTLFWKGWYGVRMTNSSVTVEP, from the exons ATGGAATCCCTCCCTGAAGCCGTCCTGATTCAGATCCTGGCCTCCATCCCCGCAGTGGAGCTGGTGCTGGTGTGCCGCCTGGTCTGCTGCCAGTGGAAGAACCTTGTGGATGGAGCAGCTCTCTGGATCCTGAAGTGCCAGCAGGAGGGCTTCACCGGGGCAGAGCCTGAAGAGGAGGCCGAGAACTGGCAAACGTTCTACTtcctgaggaagaggaagaggaatttAATCAAGAACCCCTGCGGCGAAG AGGATTTAGACCACTGGGGGGAAGTGGAGAACGGAGGTGACGGCTGGAAAATTGAGGACCTGCCGGGAGACTTTGGAAAAGAATTTCCCAGCGATGGAGTCCACAAATACTTCGTCACCTCCTATGA GTGGTGCCGCAAGTCTCAGGTCATCGACCTCAGGGCTGAGGGTTACTGGGAGGAGCTGCTGGACACAACCCAGCCTAAAATTGTGGTAAAGGActg GTACGCGGGTCGCAGCGACGCCGGCTGCCTCTACCAGCTGCACGTGAAGCTGCTGTCGGAGCACGAGGACATCCTGGCGGAGTACCAGAGTGACACCATCGCCATTCCGCAGGACAACGACGCCGACTGGACCGAG CTCTCCCACACCTTCTCCGACTACGGCCCCGGGGCTCGCTTTGTGCGCTTTGAACACGGCGGCCAGGACACACTCTTCTGGAAGGGATGGTATGGGGTCCGCATGACCAACAGCAGCGTGACGGTGGAGCCGTAG